A single region of the Duganella sp. BuS-21 genome encodes:
- the fdnG gene encoding formate dehydrogenase-N subunit alpha — MNQMSRRQFLRVTGATIAGSSIALLGFAPATALAEVRQYKLARSTETRNTCPYCSVGCGILMYGLGDGAKNAAASIIHIEGDADHPVNRGTLCPKGASLIDFIHSPSRLMAPEYRAPGATDWSPISWDDALTRIAKLMKEDRDANFIEKTADGKTVNRWTTTGMLCASASTNEVGYLTHKTMRATGMLPFDNQARVUHGPTVAGLASTFGRGAMTNHWVDIKNADVILVMGGNAAEAHPCGFKWVTEAKAHRGAKLIVVDPRFTRTASVADYYVPTRTGADIVFLGGIINYLLTNDKIQHEYVRNYTDMPFIVREDFAFNDGLFSGWDEKVGKYTDKSSWNYEMGDDGYAKIDPTLEHPRCVYQLMKQHYARYTPAMVEKVCGVPPEKFHHVAEMLASTAVPGRAATILYALGWTQHSTGAETLRTGAMVQLLLGNIGIAGGGMNALRGHSNIQGLTDLGLLTNMLPGYLSLPGEAEQDWEAYVAKRALKPLRPNQLSYYSNSKKFLVSFMKAWWGDAATEENNYAFDYLPKLDKPYDMMQAFELMNQGKMTGYICQGFNILASAPDKQKITDSLSKLKWLVVMDPLAVETAEFWRPFGEFHQVDPTKIQTEVFRLPTTCFAEERGSLVSSSRVLQWHWQGAEGPGQVKSDLEIMSGIFQRMKKAYQKDGGKFPDPILNLTWSYANPMSPTPEELAMEYNGKALKELTDPKDPTKIVLKKNEQLAGFAQLRDDGSTACGCWIFAGSWTAAGNQMGRRDNSDPTGIGQTLNWAWAWPANRRVLYNRASCDPKGKPWDPTRKLIAWNGTAWGGADVPDFKADEPPENGMGPFIMLSEGVARFFSRDAMAEGPFPEHYEPFESPVGHNPMHPNNPRAYNNPAARIFPNDRKKLGTKEEYPHVATSYRLTEHFHYWTKHARLNAIIQPEQFIEIGEELGKEIGVVHGDRVKVSSKRGHIVAKAVVTKRIKALIIDGKKTHQVGLPINFGFKGLTKPGYLINTLTPTVGDGNSQTPEFKSFLVKVEKA; from the coding sequence ATGAACCAGATGTCACGGCGCCAGTTCCTTCGGGTTACCGGCGCGACCATCGCGGGTTCGAGCATCGCGCTGCTGGGCTTTGCCCCGGCCACGGCCCTGGCCGAGGTCCGGCAATACAAGCTGGCGCGCAGCACCGAAACCCGCAACACCTGCCCATACTGCTCCGTCGGTTGCGGCATCCTGATGTACGGCCTGGGTGACGGCGCCAAGAACGCCGCAGCCAGCATCATCCACATCGAAGGCGACGCCGACCACCCGGTCAACCGCGGCACCCTGTGCCCGAAAGGCGCCAGCCTGATCGACTTCATTCATTCGCCGAGCCGCCTGATGGCGCCGGAATACCGCGCCCCCGGCGCCACCGACTGGAGCCCGATCTCGTGGGATGACGCGCTCACGCGCATCGCCAAGTTGATGAAGGAGGATCGTGACGCCAACTTCATCGAAAAAACCGCCGACGGCAAAACCGTCAACCGTTGGACCACCACCGGCATGCTGTGCGCGTCGGCGTCCACCAACGAAGTCGGCTACCTGACCCATAAAACCATGCGTGCCACCGGCATGCTCCCATTCGACAATCAAGCACGCGTATGACACGGTCCAACGGTGGCAGGTCTTGCCTCGACATTTGGACGTGGTGCGATGACGAATCACTGGGTAGACATCAAGAATGCGGATGTCATCCTGGTCATGGGCGGCAACGCGGCGGAAGCACACCCTTGCGGGTTTAAATGGGTCACTGAAGCGAAAGCGCATCGCGGCGCCAAGCTGATTGTGGTCGATCCGCGCTTTACCCGAACCGCTTCGGTGGCGGACTACTACGTCCCTACCCGTACCGGTGCGGACATCGTTTTCCTGGGCGGGATCATCAACTACCTGCTCACCAACGACAAGATCCAGCACGAGTACGTCCGCAATTACACCGACATGCCGTTCATTGTGCGCGAAGACTTCGCCTTCAACGACGGCCTGTTCTCGGGCTGGGACGAGAAGGTCGGCAAGTACACCGACAAGAGCAGCTGGAACTATGAGATGGGCGACGACGGCTATGCCAAGATCGACCCGACGCTCGAACACCCACGCTGCGTGTACCAGCTGATGAAGCAGCACTACGCGCGCTACACGCCGGCCATGGTGGAAAAAGTCTGCGGCGTGCCGCCGGAGAAATTCCATCACGTGGCGGAGATGCTGGCCTCGACCGCGGTGCCGGGCCGCGCCGCGACCATCCTGTATGCACTGGGCTGGACCCAGCACTCGACCGGCGCGGAAACGCTGCGCACCGGCGCCATGGTGCAGCTGCTGCTCGGGAATATCGGCATCGCCGGCGGCGGCATGAATGCGCTGCGCGGGCACTCCAACATCCAGGGCCTGACCGACCTCGGGCTGCTGACCAATATGCTGCCTGGTTATTTGTCGCTGCCCGGCGAGGCGGAACAGGATTGGGAAGCCTACGTGGCCAAGCGCGCGCTCAAGCCGCTGCGTCCGAATCAGCTCAGCTACTACAGCAACTCGAAGAAATTCCTGGTCTCCTTCATGAAGGCCTGGTGGGGCGACGCCGCCACCGAGGAGAACAACTACGCCTTCGACTACCTGCCCAAGCTCGATAAGCCTTACGACATGATGCAGGCCTTCGAGCTGATGAACCAGGGGAAGATGACCGGCTATATCTGCCAAGGCTTCAACATCCTGGCCTCGGCGCCGGACAAGCAGAAGATCACCGATTCGCTATCCAAGCTCAAATGGCTGGTGGTGATGGATCCGCTGGCGGTGGAGACCGCCGAGTTCTGGCGGCCGTTCGGCGAGTTCCACCAGGTCGATCCGACCAAGATCCAGACCGAGGTGTTCCGCCTGCCGACCACCTGCTTTGCCGAGGAACGCGGCTCGCTGGTGAGCTCCTCGCGCGTGCTGCAGTGGCACTGGCAAGGCGCCGAAGGTCCGGGCCAGGTGAAGAGCGACCTGGAAATCATGTCCGGCATCTTCCAGCGCATGAAGAAGGCCTATCAGAAGGACGGCGGCAAGTTCCCCGATCCGATCCTGAACCTGACCTGGAGCTACGCCAACCCGATGAGCCCAACGCCGGAAGAACTGGCGATGGAGTACAACGGCAAGGCGCTCAAGGAGCTGACCGATCCGAAGGATCCGACCAAAATCGTCCTGAAGAAAAACGAGCAACTGGCCGGCTTTGCGCAATTGCGCGACGACGGCAGCACGGCTTGCGGTTGCTGGATCTTCGCCGGCTCGTGGACGGCAGCGGGCAACCAGATGGGGCGGCGCGACAACAGCGATCCGACCGGCATCGGCCAGACGCTGAACTGGGCCTGGGCCTGGCCGGCCAACCGCCGCGTGCTGTACAACCGCGCCTCGTGCGACCCGAAAGGCAAGCCGTGGGATCCGACCCGCAAGCTGATCGCGTGGAACGGCACCGCATGGGGCGGCGCCGACGTGCCGGACTTCAAGGCGGACGAGCCGCCGGAAAACGGCATGGGACCATTCATCATGCTGTCCGAAGGCGTGGCCCGCTTCTTCTCGCGCGACGCCATGGCCGAGGGGCCCTTCCCCGAGCACTACGAGCCGTTCGAGTCGCCGGTGGGACACAACCCCATGCACCCGAACAATCCGCGTGCATACAACAATCCTGCGGCACGCATATTCCCCAACGACCGCAAGAAGCTGGGCACCAAGGAAGAGTACCCGCACGTGGCGACCAGCTACCGCCTCACGGAGCACTTCCACTACTGGACCAAGCACGCGCGCCTGAACGCCATCATCCAGCCGGAGCAATTCATCGAGATCGGCGAAGAGCTGGGCAAGGAAATCGGCGTGGTCCACGGCGACCGTGTGAAGGTCTCCTCCAAGCGCGGACACATCGTGGCGAAAGCCGTGGTGACCAAGCGGATCAAGGCCTTGATCATCGATGGCAAGAAGACCCACCAGGTCGGACTGCCGATCAACTTCGGGTTCAAGGGGCTCACCAAACCGGGCTACTTGATCAACACGCTGACGCCTACCGTAGGCGACGGCAATTCACAGACACCGGAATTCAAGTCGTTCCTGGTGAAAGTGGAAAAAGCCTGA
- the fdxH gene encoding formate dehydrogenase subunit beta, producing the protein MSLQSLDIKRMSATTVQTPMARTPVTGTVAKLIDVSKCIGCKACQTACMEWNDLRDEVGETTGVYDNPTDLTPQSWTVMRFSEYENTKGDLEWLIRKDGCMHCEDPGCLKACPAPGAIVQYTNGIVDFHQENCIGCGYCVAGCPFDVPRISKQDSRAYKCTLCSDRVAVGQEPACVKTCPTGAIVFGTKEDMKHHAEERITDLKSRGFANAGLYDPAGVGGTHVMYVLHHADQPTLYHGLKKDPSIGITVGLWKGLTKPLALAGIAMTALAGWFHYSRVGPNEVSRDEEAEALQEAKRIREEAP; encoded by the coding sequence ATGTCACTACAATCACTTGATATCAAGCGCATGTCGGCGACGACGGTGCAGACACCGATGGCGCGCACGCCGGTGACCGGCACCGTCGCCAAGCTGATCGACGTGTCGAAGTGCATCGGCTGCAAGGCCTGCCAGACCGCCTGCATGGAGTGGAACGACCTGCGCGACGAGGTGGGTGAAACCACCGGCGTGTACGACAACCCGACCGACCTGACGCCGCAGTCCTGGACCGTGATGCGTTTCTCGGAATACGAGAACACCAAAGGCGACCTCGAGTGGCTGATCCGCAAGGACGGCTGCATGCACTGCGAGGATCCGGGCTGCCTGAAAGCCTGCCCGGCGCCGGGCGCCATCGTCCAGTACACCAACGGCATCGTGGATTTCCATCAGGAGAACTGCATCGGCTGCGGCTACTGCGTGGCTGGATGTCCGTTCGATGTGCCGCGTATTTCCAAGCAGGACAGCCGCGCCTACAAGTGCACCTTGTGCTCGGACCGCGTGGCCGTCGGCCAGGAACCTGCGTGCGTAAAGACCTGCCCCACCGGCGCCATCGTATTCGGCACCAAGGAGGACATGAAGCACCACGCGGAGGAACGCATCACCGACCTGAAGTCGCGCGGTTTCGCCAACGCCGGCTTGTACGATCCGGCCGGCGTGGGCGGCACGCACGTGATGTATGTGCTGCACCATGCGGACCAGCCGACGCTGTACCACGGCCTGAAAAAAGACCCGAGCATCGGCATCACGGTGGGACTGTGGAAAGGGCTGACCAAGCCGCTGGCACTGGCGGGCATCGCCATGACGGCGCTGGCGGGCTGGTTCCACTATTCGCGCGTGGGTCCGAACGAGGTGTCCAGGGACGAGGAAGCGGAAGCGCTGCAGGAGGCTAAACGCATCAGGGAGGAAGCACCATGA
- a CDS encoding formate dehydrogenase subunit gamma: protein MSSPNRDRDKDGNPLIQRYTPNERSNHWITAICFVLLAVSGLAMFHPATSWMAVFLGGGQWTRILHPFIGLVMFVSFALLVVRFWRHNRMDAGDKQWLRQMDDVLNNREEKLPKVGKYNAGQKLLFFVLVASMLGLLLSGIVIWRAYFAFYFPIEIVRLAALLHAFCAFVMICSIIVHIYAAFWVKGSIGAMVRGTVTYGWARKHHARWFEDVVRKSRD, encoded by the coding sequence ATGAGCTCACCCAACCGAGATCGTGACAAGGACGGCAATCCGCTGATCCAGCGTTACACGCCCAATGAGCGCAGCAACCACTGGATCACCGCCATCTGCTTCGTGCTGCTGGCGGTGTCCGGCCTGGCCATGTTCCACCCGGCGACGTCGTGGATGGCGGTATTCCTCGGCGGCGGCCAGTGGACGCGCATCCTCCACCCGTTTATCGGGCTGGTGATGTTCGTCTCGTTCGCGCTGCTGGTGGTGCGCTTCTGGCGCCACAACCGCATGGACGCGGGCGACAAGCAGTGGCTGCGGCAAATGGACGATGTGCTCAACAACCGCGAAGAAAAGCTGCCCAAGGTAGGCAAGTACAACGCCGGCCAGAAGCTGCTGTTCTTCGTGCTGGTGGCGAGCATGTTAGGCCTGCTGCTGTCGGGTATCGTGATCTGGCGCGCTTACTTCGCGTTTTACTTCCCGATCGAGATCGTGCGGCTGGCGGCGCTGCTGCATGCGTTCTGCGCGTTTGTGATGATTTGCTCCATCATCGTGCATATTTATGCGGCGTTCTGGGTCAAGGGTTCGATCGGGGCGATGGTGCGCGGCACGGTCACTTATGGATGGGCGCGCAAACACCATGCGCGCTGGTTTGAGGACGTGGTTCGCAAGAGCCGCGACTAG
- the fdhE gene encoding formate dehydrogenase accessory protein FdhE, with product MVQRLLEPGEIESLDHTALPRLLLPEARSLFTARATRLRQLADNQVKGIPVGDTLAGFLKMMAALVDAQAAVIRSLPADTFALPEAAAIQMAIDHHMPPLPVSGQRPATWRRVFDAILDELRPLAQSQPQVALVLAELRTLDSVQLEGCADAVLAELTEGVHPLHAPFVAAALQVMWTMRAAQLDGRKVQPLVTNTLCPVCGAHPVASVIRIGGQSQGYRYLHCSCCSSEWHMVRVKCSCCEGTATVAYQSIEPEEGAAAPANKANDPSKVARAETCDDCHTYRKIFNQEHDLYVDPLADDLASLALDLLVGEAGYARASGNPLLWFNAE from the coding sequence TTGGTACAACGCTTGCTAGAACCGGGCGAGATCGAATCGCTCGATCACACCGCCCTGCCACGCCTGCTGCTCCCCGAAGCACGCAGTCTGTTCACCGCGCGCGCCACGCGCTTGCGCCAGTTGGCGGACAACCAGGTCAAGGGCATACCGGTCGGCGACACGCTGGCCGGTTTTCTGAAGATGATGGCGGCACTGGTGGACGCCCAGGCGGCGGTGATCCGCAGCCTGCCGGCCGACACCTTCGCCCTGCCCGAAGCGGCCGCCATCCAGATGGCCATCGACCACCACATGCCGCCGTTGCCGGTCAGCGGCCAGCGCCCGGCCACCTGGCGGCGCGTATTCGACGCCATCCTCGATGAACTGCGCCCGCTGGCGCAAAGCCAGCCGCAAGTCGCGCTGGTGCTGGCCGAACTGCGCACGCTGGACAGCGTGCAGCTGGAAGGCTGCGCCGACGCCGTGCTGGCCGAGCTGACCGAAGGCGTGCATCCGCTGCATGCGCCGTTCGTGGCGGCGGCGCTGCAAGTGATGTGGACCATGCGCGCAGCGCAGCTGGACGGCCGCAAGGTGCAGCCGCTGGTGACCAACACCCTGTGCCCGGTGTGCGGCGCCCATCCGGTGGCCAGCGTGATCCGCATCGGCGGACAGTCGCAGGGCTATCGCTACCTGCATTGCAGCTGCTGCTCCAGCGAGTGGCATATGGTGCGGGTGAAGTGCTCGTGCTGTGAAGGCACGGCGACCGTGGCCTACCAGAGCATCGAGCCGGAAGAAGGCGCGGCCGCGCCAGCCAACAAGGCCAACGATCCAAGCAAGGTGGCGCGCGCGGAAACCTGCGACGACTGCCACACCTACCGCAAGATCTTCAACCAGGAGCATGATCTCTACGTCGACCCGCTGGCCGACGACCTGGCCAGCCTGGCGCTGGACCTGCTGGTCGGCGAAGCCGGCTACGCCCGCGCCAGCGGCAATCCACTGTTGTGGTTCAACGCGGAATGA
- the selA gene encoding L-seryl-tRNA(Sec) selenium transferase has translation MPAATEGAIRLPAVHLILSDAGCEALIAEYGRVQTLEAARALLAELRAMLLAAREGGAAATMAGPQDTSIPSLLAMLAARLREQNTSPLRPVFNLTGTVLHTNLGRALLPDSAVQAVVEALRWPMNLEWDIDTGKRGDRDSLIEDLLLELTGAEAATIVNNNAAAVLLMLNTVALGKEVIVSRGELVEIGGAFRIPDVMTRAGAVLREVGATNRTHLKDYNEAAGPQTALMMKVHTSNYAITGFTKSVELDELAPLAKQRNIPLAVDLGSGTLVDLEQYGLPHETTVRETIEAGADLVTFSGDKLLGGPQCGIIVGRKDLIAQIKKNPLKRALRVGKLTLAALEPVLALYRAPDLLPERLTTLKLLTRPAAAMRAQAQVLRPVLQAALGAGYTVSEEAMMSQIGSGALPVDQLHSHGLVIRPAAEGRISNALGVLEQRLRALPLPVIGRVAQDALWLDLRCLQEHQQQRFTDQLSLLSA, from the coding sequence GTGCCGGCTGCCACCGAAGGCGCGATCCGCCTGCCCGCCGTGCACCTGATCCTGTCGGACGCCGGTTGCGAGGCGTTGATTGCGGAGTATGGCCGCGTGCAGACGCTGGAAGCGGCGCGCGCGCTGCTGGCCGAACTGCGCGCCATGCTGCTGGCCGCCCGCGAAGGCGGCGCTGCAGCAACGATGGCGGGCCCACAGGACACGAGCATCCCCTCCCTGCTCGCCATGCTCGCAGCCCGCCTGCGCGAACAAAACACCTCGCCGCTGCGTCCCGTCTTCAATCTCACAGGCACCGTCCTGCACACCAACCTTGGCCGCGCCCTGCTGCCCGACAGCGCCGTGCAAGCCGTGGTGGAAGCACTCCGTTGGCCCATGAACCTCGAATGGGACATCGACACCGGCAAGCGCGGAGACCGCGACAGCCTGATCGAAGACCTGCTGCTGGAGCTGACCGGCGCCGAAGCCGCCACCATCGTCAACAACAACGCCGCCGCCGTGCTGCTGATGCTGAACACCGTCGCCCTCGGCAAAGAAGTCATCGTCTCGCGCGGCGAACTGGTGGAAATCGGCGGCGCGTTCCGCATCCCGGACGTGATGACCCGCGCCGGCGCCGTGCTACGCGAAGTCGGCGCCACCAATCGCACGCACCTGAAGGACTACAACGAAGCAGCCGGCCCGCAAACCGCGCTGATGATGAAGGTCCACACCAGCAATTACGCCATCACGGGCTTCACCAAAAGCGTGGAACTCGATGAACTGGCACCGCTGGCGAAGCAGCGCAACATCCCGCTGGCGGTGGACCTGGGCAGCGGCACGCTGGTGGACCTCGAACAATACGGTCTGCCGCACGAAACCACGGTGCGTGAAACCATCGAGGCCGGCGCCGACCTGGTGACCTTCAGCGGCGACAAGCTGCTGGGCGGCCCGCAATGCGGCATCATCGTCGGCCGCAAGGACTTGATCGCGCAGATCAAAAAGAATCCGCTGAAGCGCGCCCTGCGCGTCGGCAAGCTGACACTGGCCGCACTGGAGCCGGTGCTCGCCCTCTACCGCGCGCCGGACCTGCTGCCCGAACGCCTGACCACCCTCAAGCTCCTTACCCGCCCCGCCGCCGCCATGCGCGCGCAAGCGCAGGTGCTGCGGCCGGTGCTGCAAGCCGCGCTAGGCGCAGGCTACACGGTGAGCGAGGAAGCGATGATGAGCCAGATCGGCAGCGGCGCATTACCGGTCGATCAGCTGCACAGCCACGGGCTGGTGATCCGCCCTGCGGCCGAGGGCCGCATCAGCAATGCGCTGGGCGTGCTGGAACAGCGCCTGCGCGCGCTGCCGCTGCCGGTGATCGGCCGCGTGGCGCAGGATGCGCTGTGGCTGGACCTGCGTTGTCTCCAGGAGCATCAGCAACAGCGCTTCACCGATCAACTGTCCCTGCTCTCCGCATGA
- the selB gene encoding selenocysteine-specific translation elongation factor → MIVGTAGHIDHGKTTLTRALTGVDTDRLKEEKARGISIELGYAYTPLREDAPDGEILGVIDVPGHEKFIRTMAAGVTGIDTALLVIAADDGIMPQTLEHLAILRLLGVKRGAVALTKIDRADSARLEQLEAEIHALLAPTDFAGARIFRTKATQDNDVGVQALRNHLAEIAATLPANDEHRLFRLGVDRVFTLAGQGTIVTGTALAGSVRVGDILQLAPGGQQVRVRSIHAQNRAAEMGRAGQRLALNLAGAAKDDIARGTWVVAPALAECSERVDVEISLTPDCALTLKPWSPVHVHLGAAHHTAHVVLLDGDVLAPGRTGRVQLVLDSPVHAVPGDRFVIRNAQATATIGGGVVLDPFGPARKRRSAARMAWLRALHDYVANDDIGALLARSPLGLRSSALVRLSQLPAQQITTPEGTLKVSLHGDDTLLIASTEAQLLQTRILAALAEFHARAPDDAGPELWRLKRIVAPEMEDRLWSRLIETLLAGGEVQQRGRSLHLPGHSVELSAAEQAQAAPLLASLLAGCFDPPWVRDLAREHNVPEAEARRLLLKLSKTGELNQIVKDLFYHPAPLDELARLVASLPEVQAASFRDATGIGRKRAIQILEFFDRVGYTRRVGGVHLIRPNAAWSYSGK, encoded by the coding sequence ATGATCGTCGGCACCGCAGGCCATATCGACCACGGCAAGACCACGCTCACGCGTGCGCTGACGGGCGTCGATACCGATCGCTTGAAGGAGGAAAAGGCACGCGGCATCTCGATCGAACTCGGTTACGCCTACACGCCGCTGCGCGAGGACGCGCCGGATGGAGAGATCCTCGGCGTGATCGACGTGCCGGGCCACGAGAAATTCATCCGCACCATGGCCGCCGGCGTCACCGGCATCGACACCGCACTGCTGGTGATCGCCGCCGACGACGGCATCATGCCGCAGACGCTGGAGCATCTGGCCATCCTGCGCTTGCTGGGCGTGAAGCGCGGCGCGGTGGCGCTGACCAAGATAGACCGCGCGGACTCCGCTCGCCTCGAACAGCTGGAAGCGGAGATCCACGCCCTGCTCGCGCCTACCGATTTCGCCGGCGCGCGTATTTTTCGCACCAAGGCCACGCAGGACAACGACGTCGGCGTGCAGGCACTGCGCAACCATTTGGCGGAGATTGCCGCCACGCTGCCGGCCAACGATGAGCATCGCCTGTTCCGGCTTGGCGTGGATCGCGTGTTCACGCTGGCGGGACAAGGCACCATCGTCACCGGCACCGCGCTGGCGGGCAGCGTGCGCGTGGGCGACATATTGCAACTGGCGCCCGGCGGCCAGCAGGTGCGCGTGCGCAGCATCCACGCCCAGAACCGTGCGGCGGAGATGGGTCGCGCCGGTCAGCGCCTGGCGCTCAACCTGGCCGGCGCCGCCAAGGACGACATCGCGCGCGGCACCTGGGTGGTGGCGCCGGCACTGGCCGAATGCTCCGAGCGCGTGGACGTGGAAATAAGCCTGACGCCGGACTGCGCTCTCACGCTCAAGCCTTGGTCGCCAGTGCATGTGCACCTGGGCGCCGCGCACCACACCGCGCACGTGGTGCTGCTCGATGGCGACGTGCTTGCCCCCGGCCGTACGGGCCGCGTGCAGCTGGTGCTGGACTCGCCGGTGCACGCCGTGCCGGGCGACCGCTTCGTGATCCGCAACGCGCAGGCCACGGCGACCATCGGCGGCGGCGTGGTGCTCGATCCTTTCGGCCCCGCGCGCAAGCGTCGCAGCGCAGCGCGTATGGCCTGGCTGCGGGCGCTGCACGACTACGTCGCCAACGACGACATCGGCGCCCTGCTGGCGCGCAGTCCCCTCGGCCTGCGCAGCTCGGCGCTGGTGCGCCTGTCGCAACTGCCGGCGCAGCAAATCACAACGCCAGAGGGCACGCTGAAAGTCAGTCTGCATGGCGACGACACGCTGCTGATCGCGTCAACCGAAGCGCAGCTGCTGCAGACACGCATCCTGGCGGCGCTGGCCGAATTCCACGCACGCGCGCCGGACGACGCCGGCCCGGAGCTGTGGCGCCTGAAACGCATCGTCGCACCGGAGATGGAAGACCGCTTGTGGAGCCGCCTGATCGAAACACTGCTGGCCGGCGGCGAAGTCCAGCAACGCGGACGCAGCCTGCACCTGCCCGGGCACAGCGTGGAATTGAGCGCAGCCGAGCAAGCGCAGGCCGCGCCATTGCTGGCATCCCTGCTGGCGGGCTGCTTCGATCCGCCCTGGGTGCGTGACCTGGCGCGCGAGCACAACGTGCCGGAAGCCGAAGCACGGCGCTTGCTGCTGAAACTCTCAAAGACCGGAGAGCTGAATCAGATCGTGAAGGATTTGTTCTACCACCCTGCGCCGCTGGACGAACTGGCGCGGCTGGTGGCATCGCTGCCCGAAGTGCAAGCCGCGTCGTTCCGCGACGCCACCGGGATCGGACGCAAGCGAGCCATACAGATATTGGAGTTCTTCGACCGCGTCGGCTATACTCGGCGGGTCGGCGGCGTGCACCTGATCCGCCCGAACGCCGCTTGGTCATACAGCGGCAAATAG
- a CDS encoding alpha/beta hydrolase, whose amino-acid sequence MTTIIDFDAPYDGQVLKADHYVGRDSNRILYLHGAGGSTRRGHHMLRSALQERGLGSVCFDAIGHGETGGTFAQSSVASRTRQAQAVLAARPLPEPLVIVGSSMGAYNAIRLSRQHRVDALVLIVPGVYTPSAYEVPFGPEFSAIIRRDRSWADSDAWEILSRFEGRLLVIHAEHDATIPLELSERLVAAATSAQARQLHIVQGAAHNRLWSLLAETPSDFDAAVDLVAAMVNGGRQ is encoded by the coding sequence ATGACTACCATTATTGATTTCGACGCGCCGTATGACGGCCAGGTGTTGAAGGCGGACCACTATGTGGGCCGCGACAGCAATCGCATCCTGTATTTGCACGGTGCCGGCGGCAGCACGCGGCGCGGCCACCACATGTTGCGGTCGGCGTTGCAGGAGCGTGGACTGGGCAGCGTGTGCTTCGACGCTATCGGCCATGGCGAGACGGGCGGCACGTTCGCGCAATCATCGGTGGCCAGCCGCACCCGCCAGGCGCAGGCGGTGCTGGCGGCGCGCCCGTTGCCGGAGCCGCTGGTCATCGTCGGCTCCAGCATGGGTGCTTACAACGCGATTCGCCTGAGCCGGCAGCATCGGGTCGATGCGTTGGTGCTGATCGTGCCGGGCGTGTACACGCCGTCGGCGTACGAGGTGCCGTTCGGCCCTGAGTTTTCGGCCATCATCCGCCGAGATCGTAGCTGGGCCGATAGCGATGCATGGGAGATCTTGTCGCGCTTCGAGGGCCGGCTGCTGGTCATCCACGCCGAGCACGACGCCACCATCCCGCTGGAGCTCTCCGAACGGCTGGTGGCCGCCGCGACCAGCGCCCAAGCGCGCCAGCTGCACATCGTCCAGGGCGCCGCACACAATCGGCTCTGGTCCCTGCTGGCGGAAACCCCATCCGATTTCGACGCAGCGGTCGATCTGGTTGCGGCAATGGTGAATGGCGGAAGGCAGTAG